A stretch of the Sulfurimonas sp. HSL3-1 genome encodes the following:
- a CDS encoding NifB/NifX family molybdenum-iron cluster-binding protein, with the protein MRIAFASSTGEKIDQHFGWSKTFHLYEVDKESATLLKVIESSDEPEEEVAKLNYKIGTIEEADILYCTQIGPKASKMVQAAGIHPVQVKEGEALQGAIDQIHEMLNTQPPLWLLRIFHKGAQRSA; encoded by the coding sequence ATGAGAATCGCATTTGCTTCATCCACGGGCGAAAAGATCGATCAGCACTTCGGCTGGTCCAAAACCTTCCATCTGTACGAGGTCGATAAGGAGAGCGCGACGCTGCTCAAAGTTATTGAAAGCTCGGACGAGCCTGAGGAAGAAGTGGCGAAACTCAACTACAAGATCGGCACGATCGAAGAGGCGGATATTCTGTATTGCACCCAGATCGGTCCGAAGGCATCCAAGATGGTCCAGGCTGCGGGGATTCACCCCGTGCAGGTCAAGGAGGGTGAAGCGCTCCAGGGCGCGATCGACCAGATCCACGAGATGCTGAATACGCAGCCGCCCCTGTGGCTGCTGCGCATTTT
- a CDS encoding 4Fe-4S dicluster domain-containing protein: protein MAVMITDECINCDACAPECPVAAILSNGDEKNPYDDERFYVKPETCVECVGHADAPRCAEACPTEGSIVWDMPFTVDFEEYYSKGNEDGTYKIREHKKKGLMLPSVKEQKFMDEIGMDVREGHANVSDSF, encoded by the coding sequence ATGGCAGTAATGATTACGGATGAGTGCATCAACTGTGACGCTTGTGCACCGGAATGTCCGGTCGCGGCAATCTTGAGCAACGGTGACGAAAAGAACCCCTACGACGACGAGCGCTTCTATGTGAAGCCGGAGACGTGTGTTGAGTGTGTCGGCCATGCGGATGCGCCGCGTTGTGCGGAAGCGTGCCCGACCGAAGGTTCTATCGTATGGGATATGCCTTTTACCGTTGATTTCGAAGAGTACTACTCCAAAGGGAACGAAGACGGTACCTACAAGATCCGCGAACACAAAAAGAAAGGGCTGATGCTTCCGTCAGTCAAAGAACAGAAGTTCATGGATGAGATCGGTATGGACGTGCGCGAAGGCCACGCCAACGTCTCTGACTCGTTCTAA
- a CDS encoding TOBE domain-containing protein, with protein MNKIAAVVTDIERTDIVTYITLQCNETQIRLIKTKTPVWAGVGDKVCFSFQEASVCVSKECPGKVSIENRIPGTLKKIRSKDSLCELTFESDIGTVVSLITEKACHELGLEVGCDATMLLRGVDIHLEPDVVPMTVDSFKKRAGTKVAP; from the coding sequence ATGAACAAGATAGCCGCAGTCGTTACCGATATCGAACGCACGGACATCGTTACGTACATCACGCTTCAATGCAACGAGACCCAGATCCGTCTCATCAAAACAAAGACCCCTGTCTGGGCCGGGGTGGGGGACAAGGTTTGCTTCTCCTTCCAGGAGGCGTCGGTCTGCGTCAGCAAAGAGTGCCCGGGCAAGGTCTCCATTGAAAACCGCATTCCCGGAACGTTGAAAAAGATCCGCAGCAAGGATTCGCTCTGCGAACTCACTTTTGAGAGCGATATCGGCACGGTCGTATCGCTGATCACGGAGAAGGCGTGTCATGAGCTGGGGCTCGAGGTCGGCTGCGACGCGACGATGCTGCTGCGCGGCGTCGACATCCACCTGGAACCCGATGTGGTCCCAATGACAGTAGACAGTTTCAAGAAGCGTGCAGGAACGAAAGTTGCACCGTAA
- a CDS encoding NifU family protein, which yields MKKYALDYFGFSNEEGDGCVAQFVEFPEIKGIGDTFEEAEEDAYERLEAYFQSQEEQIMTTFEAGVSAYEAKQYKEAYDLFVDSAAKADANAMVNLGVMAMQGKGCGRDIEAAKEWFAKAAEQGSMHAMMSLAQIFEKGLDGTPNEKDALTYFKQAADIGHVDAQFKAGMLLKEAGEKAEAMRYLITAAHNNNVRAQEVVTYVSNKELATVLNKPFRSLPVEKQITLVMQVIDQKIRPTLEADSGGIELLNYVPGETPQIWLNYLGACSGCHLGSTSTADMLLDAFEELIDKNVVLYLM from the coding sequence ATGAAAAAGTATGCACTTGATTATTTCGGTTTTTCCAACGAGGAGGGGGACGGCTGCGTTGCCCAGTTCGTCGAGTTCCCGGAGATCAAAGGAATCGGCGATACCTTCGAGGAGGCCGAAGAGGATGCATATGAACGGCTCGAAGCCTATTTTCAAAGTCAGGAGGAGCAGATAATGACGACATTCGAAGCAGGAGTCAGTGCCTACGAGGCGAAACAGTATAAAGAGGCGTATGACCTCTTTGTCGATTCGGCGGCAAAAGCGGATGCCAATGCGATGGTGAACCTGGGCGTCATGGCGATGCAGGGCAAAGGATGCGGTCGCGACATCGAGGCGGCAAAAGAGTGGTTTGCAAAGGCGGCCGAGCAGGGCAGCATGCATGCGATGATGAGCCTGGCGCAGATCTTCGAAAAAGGGCTCGACGGTACGCCCAATGAGAAGGATGCGCTTACCTATTTCAAGCAGGCAGCCGATATCGGGCATGTCGACGCCCAGTTCAAAGCGGGCATGCTCCTCAAAGAAGCGGGCGAGAAGGCCGAAGCGATGCGCTACCTGATTACCGCCGCGCACAATAACAATGTGCGGGCGCAGGAAGTTGTCACCTACGTCAGCAACAAGGAACTGGCGACGGTGCTGAACAAGCCGTTCCGCAGTCTGCCGGTGGAAAAACAGATTACGCTGGTCATGCAGGTTATCGACCAGAAGATCCGCCCGACACTCGAAGCCGACAGCGGCGGGATCGAACTGCTCAACTACGTGCCGGGGGAGACGCCGCAGATCTGGTTGAACTACCTGGGCGCTTGCTCGGGCTGTCACCTCGGTTCAACCTCGACGGCGGATATGCTGCTCGACGCTTTCGAGGAGCTGATCGACAAAAATGTCGTCCTTTACCTGATGTAG
- a CDS encoding NifB/NifX family molybdenum-iron cluster-binding protein, translating into MIAIPVDKASMDATSSKLFGNVQAFALYNNDEKAFRFIPNGGQGDGVKTAKLLADLSVTSVVYSFMGNGPYGVLEAEGIGVYYLGKEPLALSTIVEGLATENYVKVVSENAQTYLDPGTASGECGCGCSHD; encoded by the coding sequence ATGATCGCTATACCGGTGGACAAGGCGTCAATGGATGCCACGTCATCGAAACTTTTCGGAAATGTTCAGGCATTCGCCCTTTATAATAATGATGAAAAGGCATTCCGTTTCATTCCGAACGGCGGCCAAGGAGACGGTGTCAAAACCGCCAAACTGCTTGCCGATCTCTCCGTAACCTCCGTCGTCTACTCTTTCATGGGTAACGGCCCCTACGGCGTTCTGGAAGCGGAAGGCATCGGCGTCTACTACCTGGGGAAAGAGCCGCTGGCGCTCTCCACCATCGTCGAAGGTCTGGCGACGGAAAACTACGTCAAGGTTGTTTCCGAAAACGCGCAGACCTACCTCGATCCGGGCACGGCGTCGGGAGAATGCGGATGTGGATGCAGCCATGACTGA
- a CDS encoding M18 family aminopeptidase: MTREDFNDGLLGFLDASPTPFHAVANVTGMLENAGFTYLDERSEWTLEAGGRYYTTRNASSVIAFTYTGESDYAMFGAHTDSPNLKLKPSPVLKGSGTVRLGVEPYGGLLMNPWFDRDLGIAGRVAYRTKTGELKEANIDTGDAVAVIPSLAIHLDREANQSRSVNPQTDLPALIGCDESFDFEAWVGKQLEAIGVADFERLLSHELSLYDTQKASYVGVAKEFIASARLDNLLSCYVALLTICSVGNDRPYLMILSDHEEVGSESTSGAAGPFLENTLQRITGSYEAFVQLCQRSLMVSCDNAHAQHPNYAHKHDPEHAPYINKGLVLKLNANQRYASNSRTVSRFVLASERAGHPLQEFVTRSDMGCGSTIGPITATRLGIETLDVGLPTYAMHSIRELAGTKDAFELYEMLLAL; this comes from the coding sequence ATGACGAGAGAAGATTTCAACGACGGACTTTTGGGCTTTCTGGATGCGTCGCCGACGCCGTTCCACGCGGTTGCGAACGTGACGGGAATGCTGGAGAACGCCGGGTTCACCTACCTGGACGAGCGCAGCGAATGGACGCTGGAGGCGGGAGGGCGCTATTACACGACGCGCAACGCCTCTTCGGTGATCGCCTTCACCTACACGGGCGAGAGCGACTACGCCATGTTCGGGGCGCACACGGATTCGCCCAACCTCAAACTGAAGCCTTCGCCGGTACTGAAGGGCAGCGGTACGGTGCGCCTAGGCGTCGAGCCCTATGGCGGGCTGCTGATGAACCCCTGGTTCGACCGGGACCTCGGCATTGCCGGGCGGGTGGCCTACCGGACGAAAACGGGGGAGCTCAAAGAGGCGAATATCGACACGGGTGACGCAGTGGCGGTGATCCCCTCCCTGGCGATCCACCTCGACCGTGAGGCGAACCAGAGCCGTTCCGTCAATCCCCAGACGGACCTGCCGGCACTCATCGGCTGCGACGAAAGCTTTGATTTCGAAGCGTGGGTAGGCAAGCAGCTTGAAGCTATTGGCGTGGCAGACTTCGAGCGGCTGCTGTCGCATGAGCTGAGCCTTTACGATACGCAAAAGGCTTCCTATGTCGGCGTGGCAAAGGAGTTTATCGCCTCGGCGCGCCTGGACAACCTGCTGAGCTGCTACGTGGCGCTGCTTACCATCTGCAGCGTCGGCAATGACCGTCCCTACCTGATGATCCTCTCCGACCACGAAGAGGTCGGCAGCGAGAGCACCAGCGGGGCGGCGGGCCCCTTTTTGGAAAATACGCTGCAGCGTATCACGGGGAGCTATGAAGCCTTTGTTCAGCTCTGCCAGCGCTCCTTGATGGTCTCCTGCGACAACGCCCACGCCCAACACCCCAACTACGCCCACAAGCACGACCCGGAGCACGCCCCCTACATCAACAAGGGTCTGGTACTGAAACTCAACGCCAACCAGCGCTACGCGTCAAACTCCCGTACCGTCTCCCGCTTCGTCCTCGCTTCGGAACGCGCGGGCCACCCGCTGCAGGAGTTCGTCACCCGCAGCGATATGGGATGCGGCTCCACCATCGGCCCCATCACCGCGACGCGGCTGGGCATAGAGACCCTCGACGTCGGACTGCCGACCTATGCCATGCACTCCATCCGCGAACTGGCGGGCACGAAGGATGCCTTCGAACTCTACGAGATGCTGCTGGCGCTTTAA
- a CDS encoding ADP-ribosylglycohydrolase family protein has protein sequence MSAITKQEAIKGAFFGAIVGDALCLGSHYEYDAQKIYLAYGRKPVDRFMSPGEMMGGQTHGIGWGAQNYHPGKKAGGTTDYGDYNILFLEHLAKTAEPPRAVSVSELIPHWMQRLENGWGSWICTMTKETYAQVKRGFPVENLGGISNAMAIRHVAAHGYYDTEEAVVDASQKAMFTHRNAEALGGGEYFARVTHRVLNGTAPIDAIRAVGEQMGGFFQAKTLQAIAKFEEATDPESPLGKEKFVDDLALTSMARLWDIGRSEPVRVGKASPTEGTLPGAVYFILKYGGETDGLKKALQANAMVGGDNASRAIAIGMVLGALYGVNAIPEAWKQSLDQWEYCETLLEKLPLLQSA, from the coding sequence ATGAGCGCGATCACAAAACAAGAGGCGATCAAAGGGGCATTTTTCGGTGCGATTGTCGGCGATGCCCTCTGCCTCGGAAGCCACTACGAGTACGACGCCCAGAAGATCTACCTGGCCTACGGCCGCAAACCGGTGGACCGTTTCATGTCTCCGGGCGAGATGATGGGCGGACAGACCCACGGCATCGGCTGGGGGGCGCAGAACTACCACCCCGGCAAAAAGGCGGGCGGGACGACCGACTACGGCGATTACAATATTCTCTTTCTCGAGCATCTGGCCAAGACGGCGGAGCCCCCGCGCGCAGTCAGCGTTTCCGAGCTCATCCCCCACTGGATGCAGCGGCTGGAGAACGGCTGGGGGTCGTGGATTTGCACGATGACCAAGGAGACCTACGCGCAGGTGAAGCGGGGCTTCCCCGTCGAGAACCTGGGCGGGATCTCCAACGCGATGGCGATCCGGCACGTCGCGGCGCACGGCTACTATGATACGGAAGAGGCGGTGGTCGACGCGTCGCAGAAGGCGATGTTTACCCACCGCAACGCCGAGGCGCTCGGCGGCGGGGAGTACTTCGCCCGAGTGACCCACCGGGTACTGAACGGGACGGCTCCCATCGATGCGATCCGCGCCGTCGGCGAGCAGATGGGCGGCTTCTTCCAGGCCAAAACCCTCCAGGCGATCGCCAAGTTCGAAGAGGCGACCGACCCGGAATCCCCGCTCGGCAAAGAGAAGTTCGTCGACGACCTGGCACTCACCAGTATGGCCCGGCTGTGGGATATCGGCCGCTCCGAACCGGTGCGCGTCGGCAAGGCGAGCCCGACGGAGGGTACACTGCCGGGTGCCGTCTACTTCATCCTCAAATACGGCGGCGAAACGGACGGTCTGAAAAAGGCGCTGCAGGCCAACGCGATGGTCGGCGGCGACAACGCCTCGCGGGCCATCGCCATCGGGATGGTACTCGGCGCCCTCTACGGTGTGAACGCAATCCCGGAGGCATGGAAACAGTCACTGGACCAGTGGGAGTACTGCGAAACCCTGCTCGAGAAGCTGCCGCTGCTGCAAAGCGCGTGA
- a CDS encoding thioredoxin family protein yields MDTLKIVCPHCQSVNSVVNEVEKKEVPCSSCGKPLTDTTPVTCDAEAFKLHIAENDIPVIVDFYSPDCGPCMEMAPDFEKAASSCALEVRFLKVNTLNDAPLALQYGVNELPTTIAFSRGMEMNRFTSKLSKDQLSMWAESLIQMTL; encoded by the coding sequence ATGGACACTCTCAAGATCGTATGCCCCCACTGCCAAAGCGTCAACAGCGTCGTCAACGAAGTCGAAAAAAAAGAGGTGCCTTGCAGCAGCTGCGGCAAACCCCTGACGGACACGACCCCCGTCACCTGCGACGCGGAGGCGTTCAAGCTCCACATCGCCGAAAACGACATTCCCGTCATCGTCGATTTCTACTCCCCCGACTGCGGTCCCTGCATGGAGATGGCGCCGGATTTCGAAAAAGCGGCCTCCTCCTGCGCCCTTGAAGTGCGCTTTTTAAAGGTGAATACACTCAACGACGCGCCGCTTGCGCTGCAATACGGTGTGAACGAACTGCCCACGACCATTGCCTTCAGCAGGGGAATGGAGATGAACCGTTTTACCAGCAAACTCTCCAAAGACCAGCTCAGCATGTGGGCGGAGAGCCTGATCCAGATGACGCTCTGA
- a CDS encoding NAD(P)-dependent oxidoreductase, which produces MHLGFIGLGHLGRAVAERLLECGHTLSVYNRTPQRAEGLAVNLCGHPRDVIEQCDVVLLCLFDSATVDAVLSGENGLLGANAPGKTVIDLTTNHFDAVASFHERCRLAGASYLECPVLGSVVPAANGALTVLASGEEEVFEAARGILESIGAHLFYLREPGRATKMKLVNNLALGGIMAVLAETVGIGEAAGIERETLLEILAVGGGKSLVFDAKRQKLLDDDYAPHFSNALIYKDLHCLQDLAYGLEQPLYTAAMVKELYARTFAEGFEGEDFASVAKLFRKRKQ; this is translated from the coding sequence ATGCATCTGGGATTTATCGGGCTCGGACACCTCGGCCGCGCCGTCGCCGAGCGGCTGCTGGAGTGCGGACATACGCTCAGCGTCTACAACCGGACGCCGCAACGAGCCGAGGGGCTGGCTGTCAACCTCTGCGGCCATCCGCGCGACGTCATCGAGCAATGCGACGTCGTACTGCTCTGCCTCTTCGACAGCGCCACGGTCGACGCCGTTCTCTCCGGCGAAAACGGCCTGCTTGGCGCCAACGCCCCCGGCAAGACCGTCATCGACCTGACCACCAACCATTTCGACGCCGTTGCGAGTTTCCACGAACGCTGCCGTCTTGCGGGGGCCTCCTACCTGGAGTGCCCGGTGCTCGGCAGCGTCGTCCCCGCGGCCAACGGGGCGCTGACGGTGCTGGCCAGCGGGGAGGAAGAGGTCTTTGAGGCGGCCCGGGGCATCCTCGAATCCATCGGAGCGCACCTCTTCTACCTGCGCGAACCGGGGCGGGCGACAAAGATGAAGCTCGTCAACAACCTCGCCCTGGGCGGCATCATGGCCGTTTTGGCGGAAACGGTCGGCATCGGCGAAGCGGCCGGGATCGAGCGTGAAACGCTCCTGGAGATCCTCGCCGTCGGCGGCGGCAAATCCCTCGTGTTCGACGCAAAACGCCAAAAACTGCTCGACGACGACTACGCGCCCCACTTCTCCAACGCCCTGATCTACAAAGACCTGCACTGCCTGCAGGACCTGGCCTACGGCCTTGAACAGCCCCTGTACACGGCCGCCATGGTCAAAGAGCTCTATGCCCGCACCTTCGCCGAAGGGTTCGAGGGAGAGGATTTCGCCTCCGTCGCCAAACTGTTCCGGAAGCGCAAGCAGTGA
- a CDS encoding SDR family oxidoreductase, which yields MRTLLVTGAAQGIGLATATLFAGRGWKVYGLDIQAESLFAASLQGGFEPLACDLADPKSIERAAASLTHLDALVNNAATHANGDPLTLSVEEWKRVLDVNLTAPFLLSRAVAPLLMQSGGSIVNIASTRALMSEPHTEAYSASKGGLLSLTHAMAMSLAPVRVNAVSPGWIEHAAPESLHGFDHTFHPSGRVGGVSDVAEMVWYLTGDNAEFITAQNFVIDGGVTKKMIYPE from the coding sequence GTGAGAACGCTCCTCGTTACCGGCGCCGCGCAGGGGATCGGGCTCGCGACTGCGACCCTTTTTGCCGGACGCGGCTGGAAAGTCTACGGCCTCGACATCCAGGCGGAATCCCTCTTCGCCGCATCCCTGCAAGGCGGATTCGAACCGCTCGCCTGCGACCTCGCGGACCCGAAAAGCATTGAAAGAGCGGCGGCATCCCTGACGCACCTCGACGCCCTCGTCAACAACGCCGCAACACATGCCAACGGCGACCCCCTGACACTCTCCGTAGAGGAGTGGAAACGGGTACTCGACGTCAACCTGACCGCGCCCTTCCTCCTCAGCCGGGCCGTGGCACCGCTGCTGATGCAAAGCGGCGGCAGCATCGTCAATATCGCCTCAACCCGTGCGCTGATGAGCGAACCGCATACCGAGGCTTACAGCGCGAGTAAAGGGGGCCTGCTCAGCCTCACCCACGCCATGGCCATGAGCCTCGCCCCCGTGCGCGTCAACGCTGTCAGCCCCGGCTGGATCGAACACGCCGCCCCCGAATCTCTGCACGGTTTTGACCACACCTTCCATCCGTCGGGACGGGTCGGCGGCGTCTCCGATGTCGCGGAGATGGTCTGGTACCTCACCGGCGACAATGCGGAGTTCATTACGGCACAGAACTTCGTTATTGACGGCGGCGTGACGAAGAAGATGATCTATCCGGAGTGA
- a CDS encoding pyridoxamine 5'-phosphate oxidase family protein, with protein MPQEILAFITQNPVCTLATAEGEQPHVRGFLSNIIGGKLYFTSSTAKAVGRQLRANPKVELCYLSQDFTTMLRIRAEMRAVEDRAIKQQLIETREYLAHFSADDPSFMLLSPVNGEAWFWTLADNLREAAIERVPFQPAS; from the coding sequence ATGCCTCAGGAAATTCTGGCATTTATCACACAAAACCCTGTCTGTACCCTTGCGACCGCGGAGGGGGAACAGCCGCATGTACGCGGATTTTTAAGCAACATCATCGGCGGGAAGCTCTATTTCACCTCGTCGACCGCCAAAGCCGTCGGGCGACAGCTGCGGGCCAACCCGAAGGTGGAGCTCTGCTACCTGTCGCAGGACTTTACGACAATGCTGCGGATCCGCGCGGAGATGAGAGCGGTGGAGGATCGCGCGATCAAGCAGCAGCTGATCGAGACCCGGGAGTACCTGGCGCACTTCAGCGCGGACGATCCCTCCTTTATGCTGCTGTCACCGGTGAACGGGGAAGCGTGGTTCTGGACGCTTGCGGACAATCTGCGCGAAGCGGCGATTGAAAGGGTGCCGTTTCAGCCCGCATCGTAA
- a CDS encoding AraC family transcriptional regulator produces MQTISPEALRTIRSLVGDVTEEQLRFVDAYVSPEFCAFIPVGGQCGYAVTPEHEHPAYMFVIQYDEATQVVLEGRRLTPKPRHLFCLSPRIAHHEVQNYLPPRYCAIFVNPGSFESVYGQYRDDPVAFNGEMFDLDEGIQPLLQLFMQSCREQARPLAASLAQSLTHLIVRNTLSTFPAERESVSLQGRINAAVEYIHLHYAYELEQRTLAEVAGVSVSHFGRLFRSALGMSAGDYLLRVRLQHVKKVLESGKTSVTDAALGAGFNSASYMARRFKAAFGETPSEYASRFK; encoded by the coding sequence ATGCAGACGATCTCGCCCGAAGCGCTGCGGACGATCCGATCGCTCGTCGGTGATGTGACGGAGGAGCAGCTGCGTTTCGTCGACGCCTATGTTTCGCCCGAGTTTTGCGCGTTCATCCCCGTCGGCGGGCAGTGCGGTTATGCCGTGACGCCCGAACATGAGCACCCCGCCTATATGTTCGTGATCCAGTACGACGAAGCGACGCAGGTCGTCCTAGAGGGAAGGCGTTTGACGCCGAAGCCCCGCCATCTTTTCTGCCTCTCCCCCCGCATTGCGCACCACGAGGTACAGAACTACCTTCCGCCGCGCTACTGCGCCATCTTCGTCAATCCCGGCAGTTTTGAGAGCGTCTACGGACAATACCGCGATGATCCGGTGGCATTCAACGGCGAGATGTTCGATCTGGACGAAGGGATCCAGCCGCTGTTGCAGCTCTTTATGCAGTCGTGCCGGGAACAGGCCCGTCCGCTGGCCGCCTCGCTGGCACAGAGCCTGACACACCTGATCGTCCGCAATACGCTCTCGACGTTCCCGGCTGAGCGTGAGAGCGTTTCGCTGCAGGGGCGCATCAATGCCGCGGTCGAATATATCCACCTCCATTACGCCTATGAATTGGAGCAGCGAACGCTGGCGGAGGTCGCGGGCGTCTCCGTGTCGCATTTCGGGCGGCTCTTTCGGTCCGCGCTGGGGATGAGCGCGGGGGATTACCTGCTGCGCGTGCGGCTGCAGCATGTCAAGAAGGTGCTGGAGTCGGGGAAGACGAGCGTGACCGATGCCGCGCTCGGAGCGGGATTCAACTCCGCCTCGTACATGGCCCGCCGTTTCAAAGCGGCCTTCGGCGAGACCCCCTCCGAGTACGCCTCACGCTTCAAATAG